In Porites lutea chromosome 8, jaPorLute2.1, whole genome shotgun sequence, the genomic stretch AAAGATATTCCTACTCATTTCTACCCGGAGAACAGTGTTACATTTGTTCGATGAAATCCTTGTTTAGTATTGGTAAAACCGGTTTTCTTCACGGACTGCAAGTTCTGGACAACACAGAACTGTCGAACTGGATAAGCTCAAGCGACGGCCCACTTTATTCCGGAAAATTTATATACTATTGAAATATTGCACGTTTCGTCTGACAATGTGGCAGAAATGACTCAGTGTATGTGAGATACCGTTGGGCGTAACCCATCCGAGAGGATCTATGTATAGGGAATCCCCTTTTGGAATCATGTGCTGTAGGAAGAGCTCTCCTGGCCTGAGGCTCCCGGGGGTACCGGGGTGGGGAAAGAAGGCGCACCGCGGGAGTGCTTGCCCGTAGGCTATATAGTAACTGGGTTTGAGAACAATTGTGGTAGCGTGAATCATTTTTGTCTTTCTGTGTTTGCCAATTAATATAATCCATCAAAATACGCAAGGAACAGAAAGATCGCATTGTGCGCGTGGACGTCGCTATTGTATTTTTGGACCACAAAAGACGTGTTTTTTTGCGGTGCCAGCTGGACAATTTCAGACGAgtaagagagaaccctgggaacgagattgccAGCTGGACAGACCATAGTTAGAAGAGCAGACTGGCTATGAAACGCGGCAAGCATCAAAGATAAAAGCAAATGTGCTGTAGTTTGTGTTGGAAGCTCCTTCAGTAACAGTGCGCCTTAGACAGACATCTATGTACTTGACTAATATCACTGTAAATCAGAAACATCTGTGTCAGCCCTAAAAATGGGCCcttttcggtgagtaaaatacagtcctattttgattctaatttggctcccttaaatcagggcaAATGCAGTCCAATTATCCGGGGCTGATTTAGACCcaagggctgaaatgggccccagCGTGGGCTAAAATAGCCTTTTGATTGAGCTGTTTTggcttagggacggaccattagaaaagttataggggggggggggggattttcgagccgcaggaattttttttcgtcagcaaattccttgtatgaattttttttaggctatagcatgaatatttttttaggattaattggcgtgcaagaattctttttcatttaattttcccttgcgcgaattttttttttttgtacttcgcccgcccccccccccccctcccccataagttttctaatggtccgtcccttaaattgtgctcaaatggctccagaaGGGGCTGAATCAGACGTTAGCCCACACGGCTGAATTGGCGGTTAGGGGCTGAAAcaaatctttttaattttcagtgtaacATCCAAAATTGAGAAGGTATGAGAGTTGATGTTTGCAATGAATCTGATAGCCTACGTATACAGCCGTATTTCctcgctcctccccactaaagACAATTCGCGGGGAGAAGAAACGAAACGTCCCAAGTGAGTCTGATCCTGAGAACCGAGATTGACTTGTGTTTTATTTAGCTGTCGTACAGATGCTCCACTATTTATTGGCCGGGACCACATGGGACTGTTAGAGACCTAAAGATGATTTTCATATACGGATGCGGGTAAATTACCCGTACGCGTAGCCGTAAACACGGGTACATTGCCTCTTACCCTAGGGAAACGGGTAGGCTACCAGGTAGAACGGCTATGCCATTGTCACATCTGGGAAATCATGGCCAACATTTCTATAACTGCGTAGAAAACATGTTGACCTACCCGTATACCCGTGGGCAGAAACGTTGCATCTTAAGGTACCTTTTAACAGACTATTTTACCCCGGGAGCGAGAAAATAAGGGGCTTCATTTTAACTATGgattaataaacaattattggatgaggtttttgtgatatccggaataatcaaggtcgaggtaagtgttatcagccgtaGCCGAAGGCtgcggctgataacactaaccgagaccttgattattccggatatcacaaaaaccgaatctaataattgttttatgatactttatcttcaagtaatttctcaatttcttgctgggtcgatgaagcgaatcgagaagccattcttacttcgctgtccgcgaacttgacattgctgtcggtgcacttgacattgctcttggaaatcatgcattgcgcgcgcaacctacagattattcactaatctgtaggtacagattagtgaataatctgtaggttgcgctgtttcccagaattaaccgcaggcttttagccaatgagaagacagatggtgactacaatggataataatatttaattccCTGCTGTCTTAGGGGTCGGGGAATTATTTATCCACAGAATTAATAACAGCCAGGAATTGTCCCCTTGCATGCTGAAAGTAACGCGTAAATTAATTTGCGCCATCCGCTCCTACTTGTTCTTCATCTGAATCAGACAATGGCTCTTCGTCAAAATAGTTTACGTTAATGATTCCATCCTCTTTCAAGTCATCTGATCCAAGTTCAGGAATATCCTTCTGGTTTATTTCGACACCAACTTTTCCGTTGTCCAAAGATAGAATTATTACTCTTCTAAATGCATTTTCGAATGCGTGTCTGTGAGCAAGTTTCTTGGCATATCCAAGCAGCTGAATTTTCTTTGTAGGGTCTTTCTCTGCAAGCCAAAAACGTGTACTATCatctttcatttcaaaagcCCGGGGAAAATACTCCAACTTAATAGTGACGAGGATGATCATCGTTTCCCTTTAATAGAGGTAGAAAGTAGAGTTTTTGGTCTCTCCTCGAGTGTTAATGTGAGACGGAAAGCGAATATTTTTCCCATAAAAATGTATCACTAGGGGTTGTACATAAAGAAATATCTAAAGATGAAGAGAAATCAGCGCCTTCACATTAGGTTGGAGTATGGTCGTCCTTAGGGGTCAAATAGAGCTTGAGCTTGAAAGGAGGAAAAGGGTTGCTGGGTCCGCGGCGCCCAAACGGTCACCATGACTACCAGATAGGTGCAAGGTGAAAGAGCTTGAGCCatgcccagattggtctccttagGGGCTTTAATTCTCATTTTCCGACAGCGTTCTCTTTTGGAAGTCCCCCCGGATTTGAAAACGGATTCACCACCTATTCACACATATCCACTGAAAACGGTCACCGAAAGACtaatggggagggggggggataATAACTTTCTGAAAAGAGGGGGACGCTTATCAGAGAGAGGGGTCTAATTTGAGAGGGCGGTATTCGTGATTGGCATAACGTGAGGTCAAGATGGATGGATTTTGGTCAAGTTTTATTTATGCGTTTTTATGTACCGAGAGGTCAATAGGAACGTAATAATTTTCCTTAGATCAATCCAGCctcatttttttgcttttgtaacACTTCTCTGACGCTAGTTTTGTTATACCGGTAATTCTTAGAGTTAAAAGCTTTATCTTTCCAACGTTTGCTCACACGTCTTGCCTTCTTTAGCTTTTCTTGCCTTGTTCGTATACGATGTAAGTCTTGTCTTCTTTACAATTTATCTCGCATGCGTTCGTTCGTACGATGTTGGGATGATGTTGGATTGTTATACGTGGGATGTTTTCTAAATGTGCAGGGTACGTTAAATGTAATTTCTCGGCGGTGTAGCCGCTAACAAAATCCTTCTACTTTCTCCCGAACCTCTCGAGGTAACGcgctaacaaaaacaaaaaaaacagtagcACTCCGCCGCTAATTCCGCCAGCTATGCTGGGCTGCTGGCTATGTCAGCCTTGTATTCTATAGGTTCCGTTTGAACTATCCGGCTACCTTTCCTATTTTGCCACCTACTTAAAAAGGTTGTGATTTTGTTTGAGTTTGGTCCTGAGAGGTTTTTTAATAGAGGAAAACTAACCTTGATGAATGACATCTCTGTCTCCTCCATAGCCGCTACCATCACAGTAAAAATCACAACCTTTAATTTCAAGCCTCACCACACATCTAAACATAGCTGTTATGGCCTTTCCCTGTATGTCACAGTTACCCTGATCTGTTAGTCTATCCATCTAGAAGGGGACGTATATATAGTGGTTCAATTTCATACTGGTttaattaattcattaatttattaatttattcctTTATTAACCTTActgcagtatttatagcacttatGCTAGCAAGGCCGAGCAAATGATtgattcagaaacaaataattcaagttTTATCAAACATAACAGGGCTAAGAATCCCAgctggccggaggcaaaccagctggctgaggatttgaactcggaacTACCGTGAataaatccagctagcggtcagggcgggacttgaacttgGGGCCTCTGAGTCGCAAGTTCAGCGCTCTAACTGCTTAGCCACCCTGCCTCCTCTCAGCTTAAAGTTtcatgttgttttgtttcaaactcattatcatatattactatacccaaaaacaaaagaaaatacaattCATATAactgattcaataaaggttgcctTAGGCATTGGGAATTTAGACTATAAGTAgttcccatttttcctcagggatagtagagcaagtGAAGTGCAAGCGCGCGAGAAAATTGGTGAGaggcggcggggagagagaaaaatgagtgTCTCACCTTTCTCACATAGGGTGATTTTCACACTCGCTCACGTTTTGCtagctctactatccctgagaaaAAATAGGGACTGCTTGTAGTCTATTGGGAATTGGGTGCTaagaagctattgtttggtggtcattGAGGCAAATAATTGCATTGTTCTGTATGCCCAATTTTCAATTCCCAATCCCCAAAGCAACCTTTGTTGAATCAGCTATATCCAACAAGAATTAGTTAAGGGAGTTAAAAAGgctaaagaaaattttataCTGCTCTAGCAATTGAACTGAATCTTCTTTAATGCAACACCATTTTACAAGTACCTGAAAAATTCTTGTTGTCCAACCATTGAATCCGAAATAATAATTAGCTAGTTCAGTGCACTTTGCCATATACAAAGGGGGCTGAACATTTTCCGGACCTTTCCTCCGTTGAGCAAATTGAACCTGTGCACCCAGAAAGGGGTTTTAGGAGAGAAAGGTAGTATTTACTTACAGTATTTAACTAAAGCACTCACAAATTTCATTAAATTATTGTCTTTTGATGTTAACTTCAGATTGGCAAAGCAAAACACTTTCCTTCACAAAATGAAGGCAACAGATTCTTCTGGTATTCCACTCTAGTGAGCCAAGACAATGGTTTGGGTAGACaacttttattataatttatatatcacggtaattttttttaacacaagcCTTAAGTTGATGCCTAACTTGACAAGCTAGGAATGCTGGGAAGACCTATCCATGTACAGAAGATGAATGCTTCGCTTTACCCTACACTTATGTAAAGTTTCTCACTCTTTAAAAACTTTgatataatcatcatcatcattattattattactgctactactactatcatcatcgtcatgtcattatcattgttattttcattactGTGCATAGGGTGTTTTCCATTGACAACCTGTCTCTCAACTTCTTTTTTGCAGATTCAGTCAAAAAATAatcaaacattttgttttgttgtccaCCTTGGTCCTTAACAGGTCAGTATTAGTCTGGCTAAAACTTTTTCACACTGTATTTACTCATTTATTCATGATTATtttgacgatgatgatgatgatgacaatgatgattaCCACTATTACAAGGATTATTATTCAATTATTATTACAGCAAAACCGGTGCCATTAGACATACACCCACAGGACTTTTGCTGCTGTCCatttaatagaggtgtcccctgaatacaGGTTCATTTCACTTAAATCATGGGAAGAAACATTTGATACATACTGATCAAGCTATTCGTCTGATTCATATAGGGTGTCCACCAATGATCGGTAAATTACCAACTCAAAACTGACCTTCAAAAATTGTCCAGCTAGTAAGCGCTTTCCACTTATCCTTCCTTTTGCCCGACTTGCAGCCCTTCTTGAGTAAAACTTAACAAATGCGTACATTGAACCGCAGTTGAAGTTAACATTACTCACACTGGACTCCTCAGAAGCTAACGGATTAAGTATATAAATGTATTAGCTATGGCTCTGCTGGCAAGCCATTTGAGTTTTACACAACAAAATGAGCAGTAAATTCTACTATTGATCTTTGGAATGAGACCTGTACTTTAGACATGGTAATTTCGGCATGCCTACGTTGTGCTCTgcacaaataattattttattttcaataaaaattatatataattattaaatatatGATTAGCAGGGATACAAATACACAAAGTTAGGCTTAATTACTGTAAGTGAAAGTGATCTGTGTTGGTAGGTCGCCTCTATTAACAACTCACAGTCATCTTGtttagtttcttctttttatttatttattttactggcTATTTTTTTCATGTTCACCTCAATCAAACAGTTACTTTGGCAAGATTTAACGTGATACCAATGCAACAGATACTCTGTGAAAGACGTGTGGTGGtcttttacttctttttgtGGCACAATCAAAAGTAGAAACGCTTTGAGGTCAATTTGTTGGATGCAGATGGCTATTTTGCTCTGGCACCTTCTTTATTTCCTTAATAAATCAACTGTTACAattgtcaaacctgtattaaacggtcaACCTgtaccccggggggggggggggtactcccatacattacctataagGATATGTGCCGCCCAatggggtcgtgattttgaagctcctgattcaGAACAGGGTATctatttcagaggcgttttctagaacggggtataatatttcgaacgcacgaaagctccagttttgtaagcagccatttgaaattattcaaggacagattgcttttaaaaatacggttcaatgcggtAACAAGCAAACTTTCTTGTACTCTTTTCACCTTAGAatggagtataaaaaattggcccatttctagaacggggtatcagttttagggtgaattctagaatggggtatcaattttaggggaaattttttttagaacggggtgccaatttg encodes the following:
- the LOC140946647 gene encoding RAD52 motif-containing protein 1-like, coding for MADIPSVELIEFVRPYSNEVNLYVTSISKRLNKETAQVKLLEIFSEFGLVYEVQVIDSSDYSEASEESSVSNVNFNCGSMYAFVKFYSRRAASRAKGRISGKRLLAGQFLKVQFAQRRKGPENVQPPLYMAKCTELANYYFGFNGWTTRIFQMDRLTDQGNCDIQGKAITAMFRCVVRLEIKGCDFYCDGSGYGGDRDVIHQEKDPTKKIQLLGYAKKLAHRHAFENAFRRVIILSLDNGKVGVEINQKDIPELGSDDLKEDGIINVNYFDEEPLSDSDEEQVGADGAN